The following are encoded in a window of Halorarum salinum genomic DNA:
- a CDS encoding DUF2267 domain-containing protein encodes MDFDEFTGTIQHRLELPGTGETLRAIRATLMTLGRRIPEGAAEDLAASLPMEIRWYMTGAIHDHGQRFDWREFVSRVAEIENADGADAAYHARVIVDLVHTLVPESDFRQLRDQLPESEDDENWGQLFEIVDGGGWGDPQEAQTGGSPQSENESTEE; translated from the coding sequence ATGGACTTCGACGAGTTCACCGGGACGATCCAGCACCGACTCGAACTTCCGGGGACGGGCGAGACGCTCCGCGCGATCCGGGCGACGCTGATGACGCTCGGACGGCGGATCCCGGAGGGGGCAGCCGAGGACCTGGCCGCCTCCCTCCCGATGGAGATCAGGTGGTACATGACCGGTGCCATCCACGACCACGGGCAGCGCTTCGACTGGCGGGAGTTCGTCTCCCGCGTCGCCGAGATCGAGAACGCCGACGGGGCCGACGCGGCCTACCACGCCCGGGTCATCGTCGACCTCGTCCACACGCTGGTTCCGGAGTCTGACTTCCGTCAGCTCCGCGACCAGCTCCCGGAGAGCGAGGACGACGAGAACTGGGGACAGCTGTTCGAGATCGTCGACGGCGGCGGCTGGGGCGATCCACAGGAGGCGCAGACGGGGGGTAGCCCCCAGTCGGAGAACGAGTCCACGGAGGAGTGA
- a CDS encoding universal stress protein encodes MKFLVATDGSTEAERALAYASDVCDAMGGSITVVHAVDPEVYDEGGTEPISGLSDADRRLIIENVEDAEERGLDLLEDAAAFARELGHDVETELLYGDPVLEITDYATEGGFDTVFVGHRGRSERTERMVGSVAKDVVERATVPVTVVR; translated from the coding sequence ATGAAGTTCCTCGTGGCCACGGACGGCTCCACCGAGGCGGAACGTGCGCTCGCGTACGCCAGCGACGTCTGCGACGCGATGGGCGGGTCGATCACGGTGGTCCACGCGGTCGACCCGGAGGTCTACGACGAGGGCGGAACCGAACCGATCTCCGGGCTCTCGGACGCCGACCGGCGACTGATCATCGAGAACGTCGAGGACGCGGAGGAGCGGGGGCTCGACCTCCTCGAGGACGCCGCCGCGTTCGCCCGGGAACTCGGACACGACGTCGAGACGGAACTGCTCTACGGCGACCCTGTCCTGGAGATCACGGACTACGCCACGGAGGGCGGCTTCGACACCGTCTTCGTCGGTCACCGTGGCCGCTCGGAACGGACCGAACGGATGGTGGGCAGCGTCGCCAAGGACGTCGTCGAACGCGCGACCGTCCCGGTCACGGTCGTGCGCTGA
- a CDS encoding TrmB family transcriptional regulator, whose product MADRDEGLVEAELVDRLKEQELSQYEAHTLVNLTRLGSGTAKDVAGIDDVPRTRVYDAVDTLHERGLVDVQHTTPRKFTVVSRETIVRKFTLDHESTITEIAEPFEELGPTEPRTEQLGVWTVTGRAAVAQRVFEFIDEADEQIVYMTVDELLTEEHLERLGEADERGVDIYVAGVTDAARVRVQDAVPSAEVSETPWEWAETPAGNLLITDEETALVSVCVYGSEAGEIERTAIWAAEHVTAWWWSSERSSPGGLKTANSLTDDT is encoded by the coding sequence ATGGCAGACCGTGACGAGGGTCTGGTGGAAGCCGAGCTAGTCGACCGACTCAAGGAGCAGGAACTGTCCCAATACGAGGCCCACACGCTCGTCAATCTCACCCGTCTCGGATCCGGCACCGCCAAGGACGTTGCGGGCATCGACGACGTCCCACGGACACGAGTCTACGACGCGGTCGACACGCTCCACGAACGGGGGCTGGTGGACGTCCAGCACACGACGCCTCGGAAGTTCACCGTCGTCTCCCGCGAGACGATCGTCCGCAAGTTCACCCTCGACCACGAGAGCACGATCACGGAAATTGCGGAGCCGTTCGAGGAACTCGGGCCCACGGAGCCACGAACCGAACAACTCGGCGTCTGGACGGTTACCGGCCGGGCGGCCGTCGCCCAGCGCGTCTTCGAGTTCATCGACGAGGCCGACGAGCAGATCGTCTACATGACCGTCGACGAACTCCTCACCGAGGAGCACCTCGAACGCCTCGGGGAAGCCGACGAACGCGGAGTGGACATCTACGTGGCGGGTGTCACCGACGCGGCTCGAGTTCGTGTTCAGGACGCCGTCCCGTCGGCCGAGGTGTCCGAGACGCCGTGGGAGTGGGCGGAGACGCCCGCCGGAAACCTGCTCATCACGGACGAGGAGACCGCGCTCGTCAGCGTGTGCGTTTACGGGTCCGAGGCTGGGGAAATCGAGCGGACGGCCATCTGGGCGGCGGAGCACGTAACAGCTTGGTGGTGGTCCTCAGAGCGATCTTCACCTGGCGGCTTGAAAACCGCGAACTCGCTTACCGATGACACATAG
- a CDS encoding glycyl radical enzyme family protein — protein sequence MTGLEFVPNSPTLMNAGTGSRQLAACFVTSPRDSLDSIFETLGRAATVMQTGGGVGYSFSALRPRGDPLESTGGTASGPVSFMKVYDTMCEQVRRGGRRRGAQMGILRVDHPDAGRLCTAKREEGVLANFNVSVGVTDAFFDAVRDDARYTLVNPNTGGPHHVTVDTAQFYGTDYETASPTAVESNLWRDYTGEIPAGGHVRMPAALQEHVDSAISKTINLPHDATREDVAEAYSQALELGCNGVTVYRDRSRRQQVLTIHPRGVVNPDGRPSEACRYPTWLG from the coding sequence ATGACCGGGCTGGAGTTCGTGCCGAACTCGCCGACGCTGATGAACGCGGGGACGGGGAGCCGCCAGCTCGCCGCGTGTTTCGTGACGTCCCCGCGGGACTCGCTGGACTCCATCTTCGAGACGCTCGGCCGTGCGGCGACGGTGATGCAGACCGGCGGCGGCGTCGGCTACTCGTTCTCGGCGCTCAGGCCGCGGGGTGACCCCCTCGAGTCGACCGGGGGGACGGCAAGCGGCCCCGTCTCGTTCATGAAGGTCTACGATACGATGTGCGAGCAGGTCAGGCGGGGCGGACGGCGCCGCGGGGCGCAGATGGGGATCCTCCGCGTCGACCACCCCGACGCCGGCCGCTTGTGCACCGCGAAACGTGAGGAGGGCGTCCTCGCGAACTTCAACGTCTCCGTCGGGGTGACGGACGCCTTCTTCGACGCCGTCCGGGACGACGCGCGGTACACGCTCGTGAACCCGAACACGGGCGGCCCGCATCACGTAACAGTGGACACCGCACAGTTCTACGGGACGGACTACGAGACCGCGTCGCCGACGGCCGTCGAGTCGAACCTCTGGCGGGACTACACGGGGGAGATCCCGGCCGGCGGTCACGTCCGGATGCCGGCTGCGCTGCAGGAACACGTCGACAGCGCCATCTCCAAGACGATCAACCTCCCCCACGACGCGACGCGCGAGGACGTCGCGGAGGCGTACTCGCAGGCGCTCGAACTCGGGTGCAACGGCGTCACGGTCTACCGGGACCGGTCACGCCGACAGCAGGTGCTCACGATCCACCCCCGGGGGGTGGTCAACCCCGACGGTCGACCCTCGGAGGCGTGCCGTTACCCGACGTGGCTCGGCTGA
- a CDS encoding ribonucleotide reductase N-terminal alpha domain-containing protein: MTDGTAFVLPAKRVRGDTLRERLTETVYERVLPARYLRRGPDGDVVETPEGLFERVAAAVADAERAMVPTPRDGSGGSTSR; the protein is encoded by the coding sequence ATGACGGACGGGACCGCGTTCGTCCTCCCGGCGAAACGGGTTCGCGGCGACACGCTCCGGGAGCGCCTCACGGAGACCGTGTACGAACGCGTCCTGCCGGCTCGCTACCTCCGTCGGGGGCCGGACGGCGACGTGGTCGAGACGCCCGAGGGGCTGTTCGAGCGTGTGGCGGCGGCCGTGGCGGACGCCGAACGGGCCATGGTGCCGACGCCGAGGGATGGGAGCGGCGGTTCCACGAGTCGATGA